A genome region from Triticum aestivum cultivar Chinese Spring chromosome 2B, IWGSC CS RefSeq v2.1, whole genome shotgun sequence includes the following:
- the LOC123039269 gene encoding disease resistance protein Pik-1-like, protein MKQKIVIQLSMSCDKSRSKLLMLAARAAGVTSMGITGNARDQLEVVGDGVDPVCLVSCLRKKLGHVQIIKGEEVKKPEEKKKDDPMPAVPLPVNSPPCYYPPSYYHHQYQAPHMVVCEEQPENCRTM, encoded by the exons ATGAAG CAAAAGATTGTCATCCAGTTGAGCATGTCGTGCGACAAGAGCCGGTCCAAATTACTGATGCTGGCcgccagagcagccggggtgacGTCCATGGGCATAACCGGCAACGCCAGGGACCAGCTGGAGGTGGTCGGCGACGGCGTCGACCCGGTGTGCCTCGTCAGCTGCCTCCGCAAGAAGCTCGGCCACGTCCAAATCATCAAGGGGGAGGAGGTGAAGAAgccggaggagaagaagaaggatgaCCCGATGCCGGCCGTGCCCCTGCCCGTGAACTCGCCGCCGTGCTACTACCCGCCCAGCTACTACCACCACCAGTACCAGGCGCCGCACATGGTAGTCTGCGAGGAACAACCCGAAAACTGCCGGACCATGTAG